CGCTGGCTGCCAGCCGTACCGGCGGTGCCGATCGTCCTCGTTGCGGCGATCGTGCTCTCGGCGCTCCTCGATCTGGGTAACGCGGGGGTGGCGCTGGTGGGGGAGGTGCCGGGCGGCTGGCCACAGTTCGCGCTGCCGTTTCCCGACGTGCCGTGGGATCTGCTGCTGGAAGGTGGCGGCGCCATCGCGATCATCGGGTTCGCCTCCGGCATCGTGCCGGCGCGGGCGTTCGGTGCGCGCGACGGGCTGCGTACCGACCCGAACCGGGAACTCACGGGCTTCGGTCTCGCCAACATCGCCGCCGGTCTGGTGCAGGGCTTCGGTGTCACCGGCACCAGCAGTCGCACTGCGGTTGCCTTTTCCGCCGGCGCTCGTTCGCCGGCGGCGGCGCTGGTTGCTGCGGCGGTGCTCGCGTTGGTCTCGGCCTTCCTCACCGAGCCGCTTGCGCTGCTGCCGCAGGCCGCCCTGGGCGCCATCCTCGTCTCCACGGCGCTCGACATGATCGACCTCCCGACCTTTCGCCGCCTCTGGCGGATCGACCGCGCCGAGTTCGTCATCGCCGTGCTCACCAGCGTCGGCGTGGTGGCGTTCGGAGTGTTGCCGTCGGTTGCTGTGGCGATCCTGCTGACGCTGCTCAACTATCTGCGCACGGCGTCCTGGCCGCGCGATGCGCGGCTCGGCCGCATTCCCGGGCAAGCGGGGCTGTGGAAGCTGCACCTGTATCCCGCGGCTGAACCGATCCCGGGCATCCTCGTCTATCAGTTCCAGGGCTCGCCGGTGTTCGTGAGCGCAGACCGTCTCGGCGAGCGGCTGCCGCATGTCATCCAACGTGCACCGGCCGCCACCACCCATCTCGTCCTCGATTGCCTGGCCATGACGTCTCTCGACAGCACCGGTGTGGAAGTCCTGGAACAGGCGGTGACCGCCGCGGCACGGCGAGGCATCGCTACGGTGATCGGCGGTGGTCACGCGCGGTTTCGCAAAATGCTCGCGCGCTCGACCCTGCTTGGGAGTCTGCCCCGCTTCGAGACGGCGGAGCTGGCAGTCGCGGCGATCGAAGCCGGTCTGCCGAACCTCGCCGCAGACCACACCGCGCCATGACGAGCGACGCCGTTGCGCGCCTGCTCGCGCCGCCGGTCGATGCCCGGCGCGACCACATCCTCGGTCCGCACGACGCGACGATCACGCTCGTCGAGTTCGGCAGTTACGCGTGCCCGCGCTGCCGCGCCGCCAACGAGGAAATCGCGAAGCTGCGTGATCGCTTCGGCGAGCGACTGCGCTACGTCTTTCGCCACCGCCCGCTGACCGACTCGGTGCCGGCTCGGCGTGCCGCCGAGATCGTGGAGTGCGCGCGCGACGCCGACGAATTCTGGTCCGCGCACATCGCACTCATGACGCGCTCGTCGGTCCTGACCGAAGCGGATCTGGACGCGGTCGCCGGCGATCTGCGTCTGGGCCGCGGCGACGAAGCGACCCGCGCGCGGGAGGTGTCGGCAGTGGCGCGCGTCGACGAGGACGTGCGCAGCGCGAAGGCGAGCGGTGTCCTGGTGACGCCGACCTTCTTCATCGGCGGGCGGCGCTACGACGGCCCCTGGGACGAGACGTCCCTCGCCGAGGCGGTACAGGGCTCGCTCGGCTACCGCTTTCAGTCGGCCGCGGTGGGTTTTGCGAGCTGGGCACCTTCGACGGGGCTGCTCCTTGCGCTTGCCACCCTCATCGCGCTGATCGTCACGAACTCGGCAGCGGGACGCGCCTTCGAATCCTTCTGGCATGCGCACGCCGGATTCACCTTCGGCACGCAGGCATTCGGTCTGTCGCTGCAGCACTGGATCAACGACGGCCTGCTCACGCTCTTCTTCCTGGTCGTCGGACTCGAAGTGAAGCGGGAGTTCACGGTCGGCCGTCTCGCGCAGTGGCGCTCCGCTGCGCTGCCCATCGCCGCCGCGATCGGGGGCCTGCTGGTACCGGCGCTGGTGTACCTGGCGCTGGTTCCGAGCGGTCCATGGACGCTCGGCGCGGGTGTGCCGATGCCGACGGACACCGCGTTTGCGGTTGCGCTGATCGTCCTGCTGGGGACGCGGGTGCCGGTCGAGCTGCGCGTCTTTCTCACCGCGGCTTCCATCGTCGACGACATCGGCACGATTCTCGTGGTGGCGATCTTCTATTCCGGTCACGTCGATGTCAGTGCGCTGGCGCTCGCGGCGGTGGTCTTCCTTGCTCTCCTCGCGCTGAATCGCGCCGGCGTCTATCGCGCGCTGCCCTACGCGGTTCTCGGCGTCGCCCTGTGGGCGCTCGTCAATGCCGGCGGGTTGCACGCAACACTGGCCGGCGTGCTGCTCGCGCTCGTCGTGCCGACGCGCCCGCCGCCGAATCTGCGGGCGCTCACGGCGCAGGCGGAGGCGATCATCACGGCGGAGACGCGGCGCGGTGAAGAGGTGCTGCGGCACGGCCCTTCGGTGCCGGCGCTGCGCCTGCTGGACGCCATTCACGATCGCCTCGAATCGCCGGCCGACCGCCTGCTGCGGCACGTCGAGCCGTGGTCGAGCTACCTCATCCTGCCGCTCTTCGCGCTCGCCAACGCCGGCGTCGTGGTGTCCGCCAGTGTGTTCGACGGGCGCGAGTCGCTGGCGCTGGCGATCGGCGCCGGACTGCTCGTCGGAAAACCACTGGGCTTCGTGGCTGCGTCCCAGCTCGCCGTTCGCTCCGGTCTCGCGACGAAGCCGTCGTCGTATTCGTGGCCGCAGCTCGCCGCGTGCGGCGCACTGGCCGGCATCGGCTTCACCATGTCGCTCTTCATCGCGGGACAGGCGTTTCCGCACGCGGCGGACTTCGCGGCGGCGAAGATCGCCGTGTTCGCCGCCTCGGTTGCGGCAGCGCTCGTCGGCGGCATCGCCCTCTGGCACCTCGGTCGCCCGCGGCTCACAGACGCGTTGCCGCAGCCGGCCAAGTCGTAGGCGCGCGCCTGCCTTCACTGCTTACACGCGGCGCAGCGCTTCAATGAGTCCGCGTGATGCGTCTTCGATCAGGTCGAGCACGCGTTCGAAGCTCTCCTGCGATTCGCCGTACGGATCCGGCACTTCGTCTGAATCATGCGCCGTGGCGTAGTCGAGCAAGAGGGCGAGCTTGTGCCGGTGCTCG
This Betaproteobacteria bacterium DNA region includes the following protein-coding sequences:
- the nhaA gene encoding Na+/H+ antiporter NhaA, encoding MTSDAVARLLAPPVDARRDHILGPHDATITLVEFGSYACPRCRAANEEIAKLRDRFGERLRYVFRHRPLTDSVPARRAAEIVECARDADEFWSAHIALMTRSSVLTEADLDAVAGDLRLGRGDEATRAREVSAVARVDEDVRSAKASGVLVTPTFFIGGRRYDGPWDETSLAEAVQGSLGYRFQSAAVGFASWAPSTGLLLALATLIALIVTNSAAGRAFESFWHAHAGFTFGTQAFGLSLQHWINDGLLTLFFLVVGLEVKREFTVGRLAQWRSAALPIAAAIGGLLVPALVYLALVPSGPWTLGAGVPMPTDTAFAVALIVLLGTRVPVELRVFLTAASIVDDIGTILVVAIFYSGHVDVSALALAAVVFLALLALNRAGVYRALPYAVLGVALWALVNAGGLHATLAGVLLALVVPTRPPPNLRALTAQAEAIITAETRRGEEVLRHGPSVPALRLLDAIHDRLESPADRLLRHVEPWSSYLILPLFALANAGVVVSASVFDGRESLALAIGAGLLVGKPLGFVAASQLAVRSGLATKPSSYSWPQLAACGALAGIGFTMSLFIAGQAFPHAADFAAAKIAVFAASVAAALVGGIALWHLGRPRLTDALPQPAKS
- a CDS encoding low molecular weight phosphotyrosine protein phosphatase, with amino-acid sequence EHRHKLALLLDYATAHDSDEVPDPYGESQESFERVLDLIEDASRGLIEALRRV
- a CDS encoding SulP family inorganic anion transporter, producing the protein MVMELNRHAPGLYALTRYRRRWLAGDLAAGCAIAAVSLPLALAYAAIVGVPPMAGLQSAILPLAVYALFGPSRRLVVGPDTAMCAVMAGVLVAMDLPEGAARLPAASALALVIGVFSLAGGALGAGRAATLLAKPVLVGFLTGVAATLLGGQIARVTGVPLQSPGFFRPLIELSGRLPEVHVATLMLAVVLFAAIRLGQRWLPAVPAVPIVLVAAIVLSALLDLGNAGVALVGEVPGGWPQFALPFPDVPWDLLLEGGGAIAIIGFASGIVPARAFGARDGLRTDPNRELTGFGLANIAAGLVQGFGVTGTSSRTAVAFSAGARSPAAALVAAAVLALVSAFLTEPLALLPQAALGAILVSTALDMIDLPTFRRLWRIDRAEFVIAVLTSVGVVAFGVLPSVAVAILLTLLNYLRTASWPRDARLGRIPGQAGLWKLHLYPAAEPIPGILVYQFQGSPVFVSADRLGERLPHVIQRAPAATTHLVLDCLAMTSLDSTGVEVLEQAVTAAARRGIATVIGGGHARFRKMLARSTLLGSLPRFETAELAVAAIEAGLPNLAADHTAP